The genomic stretch TTTAAGAGATATGCAGCCTCGATAGTTTTAGACTAGTAATGGATCTCAGCGTAATTTGAAATGTTCTGTCCTTAATTTTGCACCATTATGTTATCCAAAAAATTTGCTTACGCATTGAGGGGGTTGACATTTATAGCACTTCATGGTTCAATGGAAAAGAAAATCAGTTTGCAAGAGTTATCAGATGGAATCGATGTGCCTCATTTTTTTCTGGGGAAGATCATGCAGGAGTTGGTACGAAATGAAATCGTAAGTTCGGTGAAAGGTCCGGGTGGAGGGTTTTGGATTGCGGATACAGCGATGAACAGGTCGGCGTTTGAAATTCTAAAGATGATAGATCCTAAGGTGATTGCCAGTAATTGTTTGATGGGAAAGAAAAATTGTGATCATGAACGACCTTGCCCTTTGCATGCGGAATACGTTACTTGTCGGAATACTTTGTTTAATTCCTTAAAGGAGACATCCTTGTTTGACCTGGCAGGGAAAGTGGAAGCAGGAGAATTGTTTTTAGACGAGAAAAAATAATTCAAAGAATGTATAGCGGGTTGTGAATCGAAAGAAGTGATTAGTTGTTCAGGCCCAAAATAAAAGAAGGCCGGTTCCCTGTCGAAAACCAGCCTTCTTCCTTTAACACATACTAATTCACTTGTATTTTCTTTATGCCTTTTTCTTCTCCTGAAGTGATATGGAGAAAATAAATTCCAGGCTTTAAGTCTGATACATTTAATTTTATTTCTGATGTACGATGTGACATTTGATCGGATAATAGCAACGAACCATTTACACCATAAATTTCATAGTTGCTTATAGGCAATGTTTCACTTGTGA from Bacteroidota bacterium encodes the following:
- a CDS encoding Rrf2 family transcriptional regulator, with product MLSKKFAYALRGLTFIALHGSMEKKISLQELSDGIDVPHFFLGKIMQELVRNEIVSSVKGPGGGFWIADTAMNRSAFEILKMIDPKVIASNCLMGKKNCDHERPCPLHAEYVTCRNTLFNSLKETSLFDLAGKVEAGELFLDEKK